In Sporichthya brevicatena, one genomic interval encodes:
- a CDS encoding SCP2 sterol-binding domain-containing protein, with the protein MAVKLGTVDFYQAMADALNSDPEWADKGKNLNYRMVYNYEAPIEGSFHAKFENGKVIEVRDASPQDAEEADFVISGSSDTWAGVFKKEINPTVALTRGQLRVRGKMSQLLKNMSAFQYVITAMTQVEFE; encoded by the coding sequence ATGGCAGTCAAGCTCGGAACCGTCGACTTCTACCAGGCCATGGCCGATGCGCTGAACAGCGATCCGGAGTGGGCCGACAAGGGCAAGAACCTCAACTACCGCATGGTCTACAACTACGAGGCCCCGATCGAGGGCTCGTTCCACGCGAAGTTCGAGAACGGCAAGGTCATCGAGGTCCGCGACGCGTCGCCGCAGGACGCCGAGGAGGCGGACTTCGTCATCTCCGGCTCGTCCGACACCTGGGCCGGCGTCTTCAAGAAGGAGATCAACCCGACGGTCGCCCTGACCCGGGGTCAGCTCCGCGTCCGCGGCAAGATGTCGCAGCTGCTGAAGAACATGTCGGCGTTCCAGTACGTGATCACCGCCATGACCCAGGTCGAGTTCGAGTAG